One Mustela nigripes isolate SB6536 chromosome 5, MUSNIG.SB6536, whole genome shotgun sequence DNA segment encodes these proteins:
- the BAG6 gene encoding large proline-rich protein BAG6 isoform X4, producing MEPSDSTSTTTSMEEPDSLEVLVKTLDSQTRTFIVGAQMNVKEFKEHIAASVSIPSEKQRLIYQGRVLQDDKKLQEYNVGGKVIHLVERAPPQTQLPSGASSGIGSASATHGGGPPPGTRGPGASVHDRNANSYVMVGTFNLPSEPRVRLVMAQHMIRDIQTLLSRMECRGGPQAQHSQPPPQTPTVAPEPGALSSQTSEPVESEVPPREPMEAEEVEERAPAQSPELTPSGPAPVGPTPAPETNAPNHPSPAEYVEVLQELQRLESRLQPFLQRYYEVLGTAATTDYNNNQEGREEDQRLINLVGESLRLLGNTFVALSDLRCNLACAPPRHLHVVRPMSHYTTPMVLQQAAIPIQINVGTTVTMTGNGTRPPPAASAEAAPTGPGQASSLAPTSTTVESSTEGVPPPGPAPPPTTSHPRVIRISHQSVEPVVMMHMNIQGPLSLSPCPDSGTQPGGVPSAPTGPLGPPGHGQTLGSTLIQLPSLPPEFMHAVAHQITHQAMVAAVASAAAGQQVQGFPTAPTRVVIARPTPPQARPSHPGGPPVSGTLQGAGLGTNASLAQMVSGLVGQLLMQPVLVAQGTPGMAPPPAPATASASAGTTNTATTAGPAPGGPAQPPPPQPSAADLQFSQLLGNLLGPAGPGAGGPGMASPTITVAMPGVPAFLQGMTDFLQATQTAPPPPPPPPPAPPAPEQQNMPPPGSPSGGAGSPGGLGLESLSPEFFTSVVQGVLNSLLGSLGARAGSSESIAAFIQRLSGSSNIFEPGADGALGFFGALLSLLCQNFSMVDVVMLLHGHFQPLQRLQPQLRSFFHQHYLGGQEPTPGNIRTATHTLITGLEEYVRESFSLVQVQPGVDIIRTNLEFLQEQFNSIAAHVLHCTDSGFGARLLELCNQGLFECLALNLHCLGGQQMELAAVINGRIRRMSRGVNPSLVSWLTTMMGLRLQVVLEHMPVGPDAILRYVRRVGDPPQPLPEEPMEVQGSERTSPEPQRENASPAPGTTAEEAMSRGPPPAPEGGGSRDERDGASAETEPWAAAVPPEWVPIIQQDIQSQRKVKPQPPLSDAYLSGMPAKRRKTMQGEGPQLLLSEAVSRAAKAAGARPLTSPESLSRDLEAPEVQESYRQQLRADIQKRLQEDPNYSPQRFPNAHRAFADDP from the exons ATGGAGCCCAGTGATAGTACCAGTACCACTACTAGTATGGAGGAACCTGACAGCCTGGAGGTGCTGGTGAAGACCTTGGACTCTCAGACTCGGACCTTTATTGTGGGGGCCCAG ATGAATGTAAAGGAGTTTAAAGAGCACATCGCTGCCTCTGTCAGCATTCCGTCTGAGAAACAACGGCTTATTTATCAGGGACGAGTTCTGCAGGATGATAAGAAGCTCCAGGAATACA atgTTGGGGGAAAGGTTATTCACCTCGTGGAACGGGCTCCTCCTCAGACTCAGCTCCCTTCTGGGGCATCTTCTGGGATAGGTTCTGCCTCAGCCACCCATGGTGGAGGACCCCCACCTGGTACTCGGGGGCCTGGGGCCTCTGTTCATGACCGGAATGCCAACAGCTATGTCATGGTTGGAACCTTCAACCTTCCT AGTGAGCCCCGAGTACGGCTGGTGATGGCTCAGCACATGATCAGGGATATACAGACCTTACTATCCCGGATGGAG TGTCGAGGGGGACCCCAAGCACAGCACAGTCAGCCACCCCCACAGACGCCAACTGTGGCCCCGGAGCCTGGAGCCTTGAGCTCTCAAACATCAGAACCAGTTGAAAGTGAAGTGCCTCCTCGGGAGCCCATGGAGGCGGAAGAAGTGGAGGAGCgtgccccagcccagagcccagaacTCACCCCTTCTGGCCCAGCTCCTGTGGGCCCAACGCCTGCCCCAGAGACAAATGCACCCAA CCATCCTTCCCCAGCGGAGTATGTTGAAGTGCTCCAGGAGCTCCAGCGGCTGGAGAGCCGCCTTCAGCCCTTCCTGCAGCGCTACTACGAGGTTCTGGGCACTGCTGCCACCACGGACTACAACAACAAC CAAGAGGGGCGTGAAGAGGATCAGCGCTTGATTAACTTGGTGGGGGAGAGCCTGCGGCTGCTGGGCAACACCTTCGTGGCGCTGTCGGACCTGCGCTGCAATCTGGCCTGTGCACCCCCGCGACACCTGCACGTGGTCCGGCCCATGTCCCACTACACCACTCCCATGGTGCTCCAGCAGGCAGCCATCCCCATTCAG ATCAACGTGGGAACCACTGTGACCATGACGGGGAATGGGACTCGGCCCCCCCCGGCTGCCAGTGCGGAGGCAGCTCCGACTGGTCCTGGGCAGGCCTCGTCCCTGGCTCCCACTTCTACCACTGTTGAGTCCTCAACCGAGGGGGTTCCCCCGCCAGGGCCAGCTCCCCCACCGACCACCAGCCACCCAAGGGTCATTCGGATTTCCCACCAGAGCGTGGAACCCGTGGTCATGATGCACATGAACATCCAAG GgccactctctctgtctccctgcccagATTCTGGCACACAGCCCGGTGGAGTTCCGAGTGCTCCCACTGGCCCCCTAGGACCCCCTGGTCATGGCCAGACCCTGG GCTCCACCCTCATCcagctgccctccctgccccctgagTTCATGCACGCCGTCGCCCACCAGATCACTCATCAGGCCATGGTGGCAGCTGTTGCCTCCGCGGCCGCAG GACAGCAGGTGCAAGGCTTTCCGACAGCTCCGACCCGGGTGGTGATCGCCCGGCCCACCCCTCCACAGGCTCGGCCTTCCCATCCTGGGGGGCCCCCTGTCTCGGGTACTCTA cagggcgCCGGGCTGGGTACAAATGCCTCCTTGGCCCAGATGGTGAGCGGACTTGTGGGGCAGCTTCTGATGCAGCCTGTTCTCGTGG CTCAGGGGACTCCAGGAATGGCTCCACCTCCGGCCCCTGCCACTGCTTCAGCTAGTGCCGGCACCACCAACACCGCTACCACAGCCGGCCCTGCTCCTGGGGGGCCTGCCCAGCCTCCACCCCCTCAGCCCTCTGCGGCCGACCTGCAGTTCTCTCAGCTCCTGGGGAACCTGCTGGGGCCGGCGGGGCCTGGGGCCGGAGGGCCTGGCATGGCTTCTCCCACCATCACTGTGGCGATGCCTGGCGTCCCCGCCTTTCTGCAGGGCATGACTGACTTTCTGCAG GCAACACAGACGGCGCCTCcgccccctccaccacccccacccgcacccccGGCCCCCGAGCAGCAGAACATGCCCCCACCGGGGTCCCCTTCTGGTGGCGCAGGGAGTCCTGGAGGCCTGGGTCTTGAGAGCCTTTCACCGGAGTTTTTTACCTCCGTGGTGCAGGGTGTTCTGAActccctgctgggctccctgggggCCCGGGCTGGCAGCAGTGAGAGTATCGCCGCTTTCATACAGCGCCTTAGTGGATCCAGCAACATCTTCGAGCCTGGGGCTGATGGGGCCCTCG GATTCTTTGGGGCCCTGCTCTCTCTTCTGTGCCAGAACTTTTCCATGGTGGATGTGGTGATGCTTCTTCATGGCCATTTCCAGCCACTGCAGCGGCTTCAGCCCCAGCTGCGATCCTTTTTCCACCAGCACTACTTGGGTGGCCAAGAGCCCACGCCTGGTAACATACGG ACGGCAACCCACACGTTGATCACGGGGCTGGAAGAATATGTGCGGGAGAGTTTT TCTCTGGTGCAGGTTCAGCCTGGTGTGGACATCATCCGGACAAACCTGGAGTTTCTCCAAGAGCAGTTCAACAGCATTGCCGCTCATGTGCTGCACTGCACAG ACAGTGGATTTGGGGCCCGTTTGTTGGAGCTGTGTAACCAGGGCCTGTTTGAATGCCTGGCCCTCAACCTGCACTGCTTGGGGGGACAGCAGATGGAACTGGCTGCAGTCATCAATGGCCGAATT CGTCGCATGTCTCGTGGGGTGAACCCATCCTTGGTGAGCTGGCTGACCACTATGATGGGACTGAGGCTTCAGGTGGTTCTGGAGCACATGCCCGTGGGCCCTGATGCCATCCTCAGATACGTTCGCAGGGTCGGTGATCCCCCCCAG CCCCTTCCTGAGGAGCCAATGGAAGTTCAGGGATCAGAAAGAACTTCCCCTGAGCCTCAG CGGGAGAATGCTTCCCCGGCCCCGGGCACTACGGCAGAAGAGGCCATGTCCCGAGGGCCACCTCCTGCTCCTGAGGGTGGCGGCTCCCGTGACGAGCGGGATGGAGCTTCAGCTGAGACAGAGCCTTGGGCAGCTGCAGTCCCCCCA gagTGGGTTCCGATTATCCAGCAGGACATTCAGAGCCAGCGGAAGGTGAAGCCGCAACCCCCCCTGAGTGATGCCTACCTCAGTGGTATGCCTGCCAAGAGACGTAAG ACGATGCAGGGTGAGGGCCCCCAGCTGCTTCTCTCAGAGGCCGTGAGCCGGGCAGCTAAGGCAGCCGGAGCTCGGCCCCTGACAAGCCCTGAGAGCCTGAGCCGGGACCTGGAGGCACCAGAGGTTCAGGAGAGCTACAGGCAGCAG ctccgGGCTGATATACAAAAGCGACTGCAGGAAGACCCCAACTACAGTCCCCAGCGCTTCCCTAATGCCCACCGGGCCTTTGCTGATGATCCCTAG
- the BAG6 gene encoding large proline-rich protein BAG6 isoform X20: MEPSDSTSTTTSMEEPDSLEVLVKTLDSQTRTFIVGAQMNVKEFKEHIAASVSIPSEKQRLIYQGRVLQDDKKLQEYNVGGKVIHLVERAPPQTQLPSGASSGIGSASATHGGGPPPGTRGPGASVHDRNANSYVMVGTFNLPSDGSAVDVHINMEQAPIQSEPRVRLVMAQHMIRDIQTLLSRMECRGGPQAQHSQPPPQTPTVAPEPGALSSQTSEPVESEVPPREPMEAEEVEERAPAQSPELTPSGPAPVGPTPAPETNAPNHPSPAEYVEVLQELQRLESRLQPFLQRYYEVLGTAATTDYNNNQEGREEDQRLINLVGESLRLLGNTFVALSDLRCNLACAPPRHLHVVRPMSHYTTPMVLQQAAIPIQINVGTTVTMTGNGTRPPPAASAEAAPTGPGQASSLAPTSTTVESSTEGVPPPGPAPPPTTSHPRVIRISHQSVEPVVMMHMNIQDSGTQPGGVPSAPTGPLGPPGHGQTLGQQVQGFPTAPTRVVIARPTPPQARPSHPGGPPVSGTLQGAGLGTNASLAQMVSGLVGQLLMQPVLVAQGTPGMAPPPAPATASASAGTTNTATTAGPAPGGPAQPPPPQPSAADLQFSQLLGNLLGPAGPGAGGPGMASPTITVAMPGVPAFLQGMTDFLQATQTAPPPPPPPPPAPPAPEQQNMPPPGSPSGGAGSPGGLGLESLSPEFFTSVVQGVLNSLLGSLGARAGSSESIAAFIQRLSGSSNIFEPGADGALGFFGALLSLLCQNFSMVDVVMLLHGHFQPLQRLQPQLRSFFHQHYLGGQEPTPGNIRTATHTLITGLEEYVRESFSLVQVQPGVDIIRTNLEFLQEQFNSIAAHVLHCTDSGFGARLLELCNQGLFECLALNLHCLGGQQMELAAVINGRIRRMSRGVNPSLVSWLTTMMGLRLQVVLEHMPVGPDAILRYVRRVGDPPQPLPEEPMEVQGSERTSPEPQRENASPAPGTTAEEAMSRGPPPAPEGGGSRDERDGASAETEPWAAAVPPEWVPIIQQDIQSQRKVKPQPPLSDAYLSGMPAKRRKLRADIQKRLQEDPNYSPQRFPNAHRAFADDP, encoded by the exons ATGGAGCCCAGTGATAGTACCAGTACCACTACTAGTATGGAGGAACCTGACAGCCTGGAGGTGCTGGTGAAGACCTTGGACTCTCAGACTCGGACCTTTATTGTGGGGGCCCAG ATGAATGTAAAGGAGTTTAAAGAGCACATCGCTGCCTCTGTCAGCATTCCGTCTGAGAAACAACGGCTTATTTATCAGGGACGAGTTCTGCAGGATGATAAGAAGCTCCAGGAATACA atgTTGGGGGAAAGGTTATTCACCTCGTGGAACGGGCTCCTCCTCAGACTCAGCTCCCTTCTGGGGCATCTTCTGGGATAGGTTCTGCCTCAGCCACCCATGGTGGAGGACCCCCACCTGGTACTCGGGGGCCTGGGGCCTCTGTTCATGACCGGAATGCCAACAGCTATGTCATGGTTGGAACCTTCAACCTTCCT AGTGACGGCTCTGCTGTGGATGTTCACATCAACATGGAACAGGCCCCGATTCAG AGTGAGCCCCGAGTACGGCTGGTGATGGCTCAGCACATGATCAGGGATATACAGACCTTACTATCCCGGATGGAG TGTCGAGGGGGACCCCAAGCACAGCACAGTCAGCCACCCCCACAGACGCCAACTGTGGCCCCGGAGCCTGGAGCCTTGAGCTCTCAAACATCAGAACCAGTTGAAAGTGAAGTGCCTCCTCGGGAGCCCATGGAGGCGGAAGAAGTGGAGGAGCgtgccccagcccagagcccagaacTCACCCCTTCTGGCCCAGCTCCTGTGGGCCCAACGCCTGCCCCAGAGACAAATGCACCCAA CCATCCTTCCCCAGCGGAGTATGTTGAAGTGCTCCAGGAGCTCCAGCGGCTGGAGAGCCGCCTTCAGCCCTTCCTGCAGCGCTACTACGAGGTTCTGGGCACTGCTGCCACCACGGACTACAACAACAAC CAAGAGGGGCGTGAAGAGGATCAGCGCTTGATTAACTTGGTGGGGGAGAGCCTGCGGCTGCTGGGCAACACCTTCGTGGCGCTGTCGGACCTGCGCTGCAATCTGGCCTGTGCACCCCCGCGACACCTGCACGTGGTCCGGCCCATGTCCCACTACACCACTCCCATGGTGCTCCAGCAGGCAGCCATCCCCATTCAG ATCAACGTGGGAACCACTGTGACCATGACGGGGAATGGGACTCGGCCCCCCCCGGCTGCCAGTGCGGAGGCAGCTCCGACTGGTCCTGGGCAGGCCTCGTCCCTGGCTCCCACTTCTACCACTGTTGAGTCCTCAACCGAGGGGGTTCCCCCGCCAGGGCCAGCTCCCCCACCGACCACCAGCCACCCAAGGGTCATTCGGATTTCCCACCAGAGCGTGGAACCCGTGGTCATGATGCACATGAACATCCAAG ATTCTGGCACACAGCCCGGTGGAGTTCCGAGTGCTCCCACTGGCCCCCTAGGACCCCCTGGTCATGGCCAGACCCTGG GACAGCAGGTGCAAGGCTTTCCGACAGCTCCGACCCGGGTGGTGATCGCCCGGCCCACCCCTCCACAGGCTCGGCCTTCCCATCCTGGGGGGCCCCCTGTCTCGGGTACTCTA cagggcgCCGGGCTGGGTACAAATGCCTCCTTGGCCCAGATGGTGAGCGGACTTGTGGGGCAGCTTCTGATGCAGCCTGTTCTCGTGG CTCAGGGGACTCCAGGAATGGCTCCACCTCCGGCCCCTGCCACTGCTTCAGCTAGTGCCGGCACCACCAACACCGCTACCACAGCCGGCCCTGCTCCTGGGGGGCCTGCCCAGCCTCCACCCCCTCAGCCCTCTGCGGCCGACCTGCAGTTCTCTCAGCTCCTGGGGAACCTGCTGGGGCCGGCGGGGCCTGGGGCCGGAGGGCCTGGCATGGCTTCTCCCACCATCACTGTGGCGATGCCTGGCGTCCCCGCCTTTCTGCAGGGCATGACTGACTTTCTGCAG GCAACACAGACGGCGCCTCcgccccctccaccacccccacccgcacccccGGCCCCCGAGCAGCAGAACATGCCCCCACCGGGGTCCCCTTCTGGTGGCGCAGGGAGTCCTGGAGGCCTGGGTCTTGAGAGCCTTTCACCGGAGTTTTTTACCTCCGTGGTGCAGGGTGTTCTGAActccctgctgggctccctgggggCCCGGGCTGGCAGCAGTGAGAGTATCGCCGCTTTCATACAGCGCCTTAGTGGATCCAGCAACATCTTCGAGCCTGGGGCTGATGGGGCCCTCG GATTCTTTGGGGCCCTGCTCTCTCTTCTGTGCCAGAACTTTTCCATGGTGGATGTGGTGATGCTTCTTCATGGCCATTTCCAGCCACTGCAGCGGCTTCAGCCCCAGCTGCGATCCTTTTTCCACCAGCACTACTTGGGTGGCCAAGAGCCCACGCCTGGTAACATACGG ACGGCAACCCACACGTTGATCACGGGGCTGGAAGAATATGTGCGGGAGAGTTTT TCTCTGGTGCAGGTTCAGCCTGGTGTGGACATCATCCGGACAAACCTGGAGTTTCTCCAAGAGCAGTTCAACAGCATTGCCGCTCATGTGCTGCACTGCACAG ACAGTGGATTTGGGGCCCGTTTGTTGGAGCTGTGTAACCAGGGCCTGTTTGAATGCCTGGCCCTCAACCTGCACTGCTTGGGGGGACAGCAGATGGAACTGGCTGCAGTCATCAATGGCCGAATT CGTCGCATGTCTCGTGGGGTGAACCCATCCTTGGTGAGCTGGCTGACCACTATGATGGGACTGAGGCTTCAGGTGGTTCTGGAGCACATGCCCGTGGGCCCTGATGCCATCCTCAGATACGTTCGCAGGGTCGGTGATCCCCCCCAG CCCCTTCCTGAGGAGCCAATGGAAGTTCAGGGATCAGAAAGAACTTCCCCTGAGCCTCAG CGGGAGAATGCTTCCCCGGCCCCGGGCACTACGGCAGAAGAGGCCATGTCCCGAGGGCCACCTCCTGCTCCTGAGGGTGGCGGCTCCCGTGACGAGCGGGATGGAGCTTCAGCTGAGACAGAGCCTTGGGCAGCTGCAGTCCCCCCA gagTGGGTTCCGATTATCCAGCAGGACATTCAGAGCCAGCGGAAGGTGAAGCCGCAACCCCCCCTGAGTGATGCCTACCTCAGTGGTATGCCTGCCAAGAGACGTAAG ctccgGGCTGATATACAAAAGCGACTGCAGGAAGACCCCAACTACAGTCCCCAGCGCTTCCCTAATGCCCACCGGGCCTTTGCTGATGATCCCTAG
- the BAG6 gene encoding large proline-rich protein BAG6 isoform X17, which yields MEPSDSTSTTTSMEEPDSLEVLVKTLDSQTRTFIVGAQMNVKEFKEHIAASVSIPSEKQRLIYQGRVLQDDKKLQEYNVGGKVIHLVERAPPQTQLPSGASSGIGSASATHGGGPPPGTRGPGASVHDRNANSYVMVGTFNLPSDGSAVDVHINMEQAPIQSEPRVRLVMAQHMIRDIQTLLSRMECRGGPQAQHSQPPPQTPTVAPEPGALSSQTSEPVESEVPPREPMEAEEVEERAPAQSPELTPSGPAPVGPTPAPETNAPNHPSPAEYVEVLQELQRLESRLQPFLQRYYEVLGTAATTDYNNNQEGREEDQRLINLVGESLRLLGNTFVALSDLRCNLACAPPRHLHVVRPMSHYTTPMVLQQAAIPIQINVGTTVTMTGNGTRPPPAASAEAAPTGPGQASSLAPTSTTVESSTEGVPPPGPAPPPTTSHPRVIRISHQSVEPVVMMHMNIQGQQVQGFPTAPTRVVIARPTPPQARPSHPGGPPVSGTLGAGLGTNASLAQMVSGLVGQLLMQPVLVAQGTPGMAPPPAPATASASAGTTNTATTAGPAPGGPAQPPPPQPSAADLQFSQLLGNLLGPAGPGAGGPGMASPTITVAMPGVPAFLQGMTDFLQATQTAPPPPPPPPPAPPAPEQQNMPPPGSPSGGAGSPGGLGLESLSPEFFTSVVQGVLNSLLGSLGARAGSSESIAAFIQRLSGSSNIFEPGADGALGFFGALLSLLCQNFSMVDVVMLLHGHFQPLQRLQPQLRSFFHQHYLGGQEPTPGNIRTATHTLITGLEEYVRESFSLVQVQPGVDIIRTNLEFLQEQFNSIAAHVLHCTDSGFGARLLELCNQGLFECLALNLHCLGGQQMELAAVINGRIRRMSRGVNPSLVSWLTTMMGLRLQVVLEHMPVGPDAILRYVRRVGDPPQPLPEEPMEVQGSERTSPEPQRENASPAPGTTAEEAMSRGPPPAPEGGGSRDERDGASAETEPWAAAVPPEWVPIIQQDIQSQRKVKPQPPLSDAYLSGMPAKRRKTMQGEGPQLLLSEAVSRAAKAAGARPLTSPESLSRDLEAPEVQESYRQQLRADIQKRLQEDPNYSPQRFPNAHRAFADDP from the exons ATGGAGCCCAGTGATAGTACCAGTACCACTACTAGTATGGAGGAACCTGACAGCCTGGAGGTGCTGGTGAAGACCTTGGACTCTCAGACTCGGACCTTTATTGTGGGGGCCCAG ATGAATGTAAAGGAGTTTAAAGAGCACATCGCTGCCTCTGTCAGCATTCCGTCTGAGAAACAACGGCTTATTTATCAGGGACGAGTTCTGCAGGATGATAAGAAGCTCCAGGAATACA atgTTGGGGGAAAGGTTATTCACCTCGTGGAACGGGCTCCTCCTCAGACTCAGCTCCCTTCTGGGGCATCTTCTGGGATAGGTTCTGCCTCAGCCACCCATGGTGGAGGACCCCCACCTGGTACTCGGGGGCCTGGGGCCTCTGTTCATGACCGGAATGCCAACAGCTATGTCATGGTTGGAACCTTCAACCTTCCT AGTGACGGCTCTGCTGTGGATGTTCACATCAACATGGAACAGGCCCCGATTCAG AGTGAGCCCCGAGTACGGCTGGTGATGGCTCAGCACATGATCAGGGATATACAGACCTTACTATCCCGGATGGAG TGTCGAGGGGGACCCCAAGCACAGCACAGTCAGCCACCCCCACAGACGCCAACTGTGGCCCCGGAGCCTGGAGCCTTGAGCTCTCAAACATCAGAACCAGTTGAAAGTGAAGTGCCTCCTCGGGAGCCCATGGAGGCGGAAGAAGTGGAGGAGCgtgccccagcccagagcccagaacTCACCCCTTCTGGCCCAGCTCCTGTGGGCCCAACGCCTGCCCCAGAGACAAATGCACCCAA CCATCCTTCCCCAGCGGAGTATGTTGAAGTGCTCCAGGAGCTCCAGCGGCTGGAGAGCCGCCTTCAGCCCTTCCTGCAGCGCTACTACGAGGTTCTGGGCACTGCTGCCACCACGGACTACAACAACAAC CAAGAGGGGCGTGAAGAGGATCAGCGCTTGATTAACTTGGTGGGGGAGAGCCTGCGGCTGCTGGGCAACACCTTCGTGGCGCTGTCGGACCTGCGCTGCAATCTGGCCTGTGCACCCCCGCGACACCTGCACGTGGTCCGGCCCATGTCCCACTACACCACTCCCATGGTGCTCCAGCAGGCAGCCATCCCCATTCAG ATCAACGTGGGAACCACTGTGACCATGACGGGGAATGGGACTCGGCCCCCCCCGGCTGCCAGTGCGGAGGCAGCTCCGACTGGTCCTGGGCAGGCCTCGTCCCTGGCTCCCACTTCTACCACTGTTGAGTCCTCAACCGAGGGGGTTCCCCCGCCAGGGCCAGCTCCCCCACCGACCACCAGCCACCCAAGGGTCATTCGGATTTCCCACCAGAGCGTGGAACCCGTGGTCATGATGCACATGAACATCCAAG GACAGCAGGTGCAAGGCTTTCCGACAGCTCCGACCCGGGTGGTGATCGCCCGGCCCACCCCTCCACAGGCTCGGCCTTCCCATCCTGGGGGGCCCCCTGTCTCGGGTACTCTA ggcgCCGGGCTGGGTACAAATGCCTCCTTGGCCCAGATGGTGAGCGGACTTGTGGGGCAGCTTCTGATGCAGCCTGTTCTCGTGG CTCAGGGGACTCCAGGAATGGCTCCACCTCCGGCCCCTGCCACTGCTTCAGCTAGTGCCGGCACCACCAACACCGCTACCACAGCCGGCCCTGCTCCTGGGGGGCCTGCCCAGCCTCCACCCCCTCAGCCCTCTGCGGCCGACCTGCAGTTCTCTCAGCTCCTGGGGAACCTGCTGGGGCCGGCGGGGCCTGGGGCCGGAGGGCCTGGCATGGCTTCTCCCACCATCACTGTGGCGATGCCTGGCGTCCCCGCCTTTCTGCAGGGCATGACTGACTTTCTGCAG GCAACACAGACGGCGCCTCcgccccctccaccacccccacccgcacccccGGCCCCCGAGCAGCAGAACATGCCCCCACCGGGGTCCCCTTCTGGTGGCGCAGGGAGTCCTGGAGGCCTGGGTCTTGAGAGCCTTTCACCGGAGTTTTTTACCTCCGTGGTGCAGGGTGTTCTGAActccctgctgggctccctgggggCCCGGGCTGGCAGCAGTGAGAGTATCGCCGCTTTCATACAGCGCCTTAGTGGATCCAGCAACATCTTCGAGCCTGGGGCTGATGGGGCCCTCG GATTCTTTGGGGCCCTGCTCTCTCTTCTGTGCCAGAACTTTTCCATGGTGGATGTGGTGATGCTTCTTCATGGCCATTTCCAGCCACTGCAGCGGCTTCAGCCCCAGCTGCGATCCTTTTTCCACCAGCACTACTTGGGTGGCCAAGAGCCCACGCCTGGTAACATACGG ACGGCAACCCACACGTTGATCACGGGGCTGGAAGAATATGTGCGGGAGAGTTTT TCTCTGGTGCAGGTTCAGCCTGGTGTGGACATCATCCGGACAAACCTGGAGTTTCTCCAAGAGCAGTTCAACAGCATTGCCGCTCATGTGCTGCACTGCACAG ACAGTGGATTTGGGGCCCGTTTGTTGGAGCTGTGTAACCAGGGCCTGTTTGAATGCCTGGCCCTCAACCTGCACTGCTTGGGGGGACAGCAGATGGAACTGGCTGCAGTCATCAATGGCCGAATT CGTCGCATGTCTCGTGGGGTGAACCCATCCTTGGTGAGCTGGCTGACCACTATGATGGGACTGAGGCTTCAGGTGGTTCTGGAGCACATGCCCGTGGGCCCTGATGCCATCCTCAGATACGTTCGCAGGGTCGGTGATCCCCCCCAG CCCCTTCCTGAGGAGCCAATGGAAGTTCAGGGATCAGAAAGAACTTCCCCTGAGCCTCAG CGGGAGAATGCTTCCCCGGCCCCGGGCACTACGGCAGAAGAGGCCATGTCCCGAGGGCCACCTCCTGCTCCTGAGGGTGGCGGCTCCCGTGACGAGCGGGATGGAGCTTCAGCTGAGACAGAGCCTTGGGCAGCTGCAGTCCCCCCA gagTGGGTTCCGATTATCCAGCAGGACATTCAGAGCCAGCGGAAGGTGAAGCCGCAACCCCCCCTGAGTGATGCCTACCTCAGTGGTATGCCTGCCAAGAGACGTAAG ACGATGCAGGGTGAGGGCCCCCAGCTGCTTCTCTCAGAGGCCGTGAGCCGGGCAGCTAAGGCAGCCGGAGCTCGGCCCCTGACAAGCCCTGAGAGCCTGAGCCGGGACCTGGAGGCACCAGAGGTTCAGGAGAGCTACAGGCAGCAG ctccgGGCTGATATACAAAAGCGACTGCAGGAAGACCCCAACTACAGTCCCCAGCGCTTCCCTAATGCCCACCGGGCCTTTGCTGATGATCCCTAG